The following proteins are co-located in the Acidimicrobiales bacterium genome:
- a CDS encoding serine hydrolase, translated as MSLPALPTQPADTPWPTHQWPSSEPDVANPDALQAAVDELFESGRPELGRTDALVLVQGGSLVVERYGHGVDSASTLPSWSMAKSMTAVLGALAGIDWEAPVLAPEWVATPDDPRREIRARHLLTMTTGLEWTEIYEPDQPSDVVRMLFGDAKADAARFAADKPPAAAPGEVYQYSSGTTNILARHIAGHLGLDGDAPGFEAFMRRELFDPVGMASPIPKFDARGTFIGSSFCYCTAADFARFGLLCLRGGRWDERQLVPADQIDRFRTPTEASRGVDDFVHGGHFWVHEDGFGTFACHGYEGQYIWMVPALDLVLVRSGVRPETDKQSLVVALRAIVEEFAR; from the coding sequence ATGTCGCTGCCCGCGCTGCCCACCCAACCAGCCGACACCCCATGGCCCACTCATCAGTGGCCCTCGTCGGAGCCCGACGTAGCAAATCCGGACGCACTTCAGGCCGCCGTGGACGAGCTGTTCGAGTCGGGCCGCCCCGAGCTGGGACGCACCGATGCACTGGTGCTGGTACAGGGCGGCTCGCTGGTGGTCGAACGATATGGCCACGGTGTCGACTCGGCCTCGACGCTGCCATCGTGGTCGATGGCCAAGTCGATGACGGCCGTGCTTGGCGCTCTTGCGGGAATCGACTGGGAAGCACCTGTGCTGGCCCCAGAGTGGGTTGCGACGCCGGACGATCCCAGACGCGAGATACGGGCACGGCATCTGCTGACCATGACCACGGGCCTCGAGTGGACCGAGATCTACGAACCCGACCAGCCAAGCGATGTCGTGAGGATGCTGTTCGGCGACGCCAAGGCCGATGCGGCCCGATTTGCAGCCGACAAACCACCTGCAGCCGCGCCTGGTGAGGTCTACCAATACAGCTCGGGCACCACCAACATTCTCGCCCGCCACATCGCCGGCCATCTGGGCCTCGACGGCGACGCCCCAGGGTTCGAGGCCTTCATGCGTCGCGAGCTGTTCGACCCTGTGGGCATGGCCTCGCCGATACCCAAGTTCGATGCCCGCGGCACCTTCATCGGCTCGTCGTTCTGTTATTGCACCGCCGCCGACTTTGCGCGGTTCGGTTTGTTGTGCCTCAGGGGCGGGCGCTGGGACGAGCGACAGCTGGTCCCAGCCGACCAGATAGACCGATTCAGAACCCCAACCGAGGCCTCGCGCGGAGTCGACGACTTTGTCCACGGTGGGCATTTCTGGGTGCACGAAGACGGCTTCGGAACCTTCGCGTGCCACGGCTACGAGGGGCAGTACATCTGGATGGTGCCCGCGCTCGATCTGGTGCTGGTCAGGTCGGGGGTACGG
- a CDS encoding Coenzyme F420 hydrogenase/dehydrogenase, beta subunit C-terminal domain, translating to MSATDTEIADTETSKPARERWSFQWKELYSEVITTGLCTGCSGCVISCPHDVIGYNHEQGGFKPFHIEEELGLDNCVHGEKGCTSCTRACPRFRTWEDDAEEFLFGRTRQADDAAGIYKDIILTRASDDFVHQHGQDGGLVSAILIWALEHGYIDAALTSYVGDGEGSQWTASPGVAYNKDDVIRGAGSRYTYSANPLAFDEALDSGAKKIALVGMSCQSSIVPVMKSRKIGKVGNRFALNIGLLCSKSFDEAIFEELFELKYGLDRTQIKKTNIKGVFQIWTHDGGYYEINLKECHAWTREGCNHCPDFAAQHADISTGGIGKYNDWTLTIVRTDLGREIIIKMLEDGSLIGRPGDDDPGAIALMQKLAEKSRTRWPDFAWDKPALLPTPVKK from the coding sequence TGTCCGCCACCGACACCGAAATCGCCGATACCGAAACCTCGAAACCAGCGCGGGAACGCTGGAGCTTCCAGTGGAAGGAGCTCTACAGCGAGGTCATCACCACCGGGCTGTGCACCGGGTGTTCGGGCTGCGTGATCTCGTGCCCCCACGACGTGATCGGCTACAACCACGAGCAGGGCGGGTTCAAGCCCTTCCACATCGAAGAAGAGCTCGGGCTCGACAACTGCGTCCACGGCGAGAAGGGCTGCACCAGCTGCACCAGGGCGTGCCCCAGGTTCCGCACATGGGAAGACGATGCCGAGGAGTTCCTGTTCGGCCGGACCCGCCAGGCCGATGACGCTGCCGGCATCTACAAAGACATCATCTTGACCCGCGCCAGCGACGATTTCGTCCACCAGCACGGCCAAGACGGGGGCCTGGTCTCGGCCATCTTGATCTGGGCACTCGAGCACGGTTACATCGACGCGGCCCTCACCTCATATGTCGGCGATGGCGAAGGCTCTCAGTGGACGGCGTCACCTGGCGTGGCCTACAACAAGGACGACGTCATCCGCGGTGCGGGCAGCCGCTACACCTATTCGGCCAACCCGCTGGCGTTCGATGAGGCGCTCGATTCAGGAGCCAAGAAGATCGCCCTGGTGGGCATGAGCTGCCAGAGCTCGATAGTGCCCGTGATGAAGAGCCGCAAGATCGGCAAGGTGGGCAACCGTTTCGCCCTGAACATCGGCCTGTTGTGCTCGAAGAGCTTCGACGAGGCGATCTTCGAGGAGCTGTTCGAGCTGAAGTACGGCCTCGACCGCACCCAGATAAAGAAGACCAACATCAAGGGTGTGTTCCAGATCTGGACCCACGACGGCGGCTATTACGAGATCAACCTCAAGGAGTGTCACGCGTGGACGCGAGAGGGCTGCAACCACTGCCCTGACTTCGCCGCCCAGCATGCCGACATCTCCACCGGAGGCATCGGCAAGTACAACGACTGGACGCTGACCATCGTCAGGACCGACCTGGGCCGCGAGATCATCATCAAGATGCTCGAGGACGGGTCGCTGATCGGTCGCCCTGGCGACGACGATCCGGGCGCCATCGCTCTGATGCAAAAACTCGCCGAGAAGAGCCGCACGCGTTGGCCCGACTTCGCCTGGGACAAGCCGGCCCTCCTACCAACGCCTGTCAAGAAATAG